The Canis lupus familiaris isolate Mischka breed German Shepherd chromosome X, alternate assembly UU_Cfam_GSD_1.0, whole genome shotgun sequence genome has a segment encoding these proteins:
- the TAF7L gene encoding transcription initiation factor TFIID subunit 7-like isoform X2, whose product MEHPEVPPPRPLENDSTPTASTSEVTSSQDPQIPVDNEAETAGDQAASTASRPDTQTPGDHVTQADADSGSQVVTSTAVENLQEGKEMSKTQDEPPHELENQFILRLPLEHASTVRKIVHSRSVAMKDKLKIDLSSDGRHAIVEVEEISLAAKLVDLPCVIGSLKTLDKKTFYKTADVSQMLVCTPGAELQSSPEEPVTSTGLKAIRKSEKERQKKYIWKHGITPPLKNVRKKRFRKTTKKLIDFKQIEEISFPEDKDISGKHRMLNDLTGIPPSPTLVQYIESPDVEKEVKRLLCSDAEAVSARWEVIAEDETKEIESQGSILGFAVSPGLSDYMQGHILSEYGMLREMSSDSSSNSDDDDDDDDDDNDEDEDDDDDEDEDEEDEEKDNYGDEYEVEEEEEDYYEKDLERELQARFFASGQYEAKEEASSVVMDIQKQIHYMERKLQEIQCKAQRQKDLIMKVENLTLKLISLREQLKCFLEK is encoded by the exons ATGGAGCACCCTGAGGTACCGCCTCCCCGCCCGTTAGAAAATGATTCGACACCAACAGCTTCAACATCAGAAGTAACGAGCTCACAAGATCCGCAAATTCCGGTCGACAACGAAGCTGAAACCGCTGGCGACCAGGCCGCCAGTACTGCCAGCCGCCCGGACACCCAAACTCCAGGCGACCATGTCACCCAAGCTGATGCCGACAGCGGCAGCCAGGTTGTTACGTCAACTGCTGTGGAAAACTTACAGGAAGGGAAAG AGATGAGTAAAACCCAGGATGAACCTCCTCATGAACTTGAGAACCAGTTTATATTGCGTCTGCCTCTG GAACATGCATCTACTGTCAGGAAGATAGTACATTCCAGAAGTGTTGCCATGAAGGATAAACTAAAAATTGACTTATCTT CTGATGGACGTCATGCAATTGTTGAGGTAGAAGAAATCTCACTAGCCGCAAAGCTGGTTGATTTGCCATGTGTTATTGGAAGTCTGAAAACTCTtgataaaaaaactttttataaaacagCAGATGTTTCTCAG ATGCTTGTGTGCACTCCTGGTGCTGAGCTCCAGTCTTCTCCGGAAGAACCAGTTACTTCTACTGGTCTCAAAGCAATtaggaaaagtgaaaaagagagacagaaaaaatatatctggaaGCATGGCA ttACTCCACCACTTAAGAATGTCAGAAAGAAAAGGTTccgcaaaacaacaaaaaag CTCATTGATTTCAAACAAATTGAAGAAATCAGCTTTCCTGAG GACAAGGACATTTCTGGAAAACACAGGATGTTAAATGACCTTACTGGTATCCCGCCTTCCCCCACTTTGGTTCAGTACATTGAATCTCCTGATgtggaaaaggaagtaaaaagacTCTTGTGTTCAGATGCTGAAGCTGTCAGTGCTC GATGGGAAGTCATTGCTGAAGATGAAACCAAGGAAATTGAAAGCCAAGGCTCCATCCTGGGTTTTGCAGTGTCCCCAGGGCTAAGTGACTATATGCAGGGTCATATCTTGTCAG AATATGGTATGCTTCGGGAGATGTCCAGTGATTCTAGCAGtaacagtgatgatgatgatgatgacgacgacgATGACAACGACGAAGACGAGGATGATGATGACGacgaggatgaggatgaggaggatgaAGAAAAGGACAACTATGGTGATGAGTATGAagttgaggaagaggaggaagattaTTATGAAAAGGATCTGGAAAGGGAGCTACAGGCCAGGTTCTTTGCATCTGGCCAATatgaggcaaaggaagaagccagTTCAGTAG TCATGGATATTCAGAAGCAGATTCATTACATGGAGAGAAAGCTCCAAGAGATTCAATGCAAAGCACAAAGACAGAAGGATCTCATAATGAAAGTGGAAAACCTGACGCTCAAG CTCATTTCCCTACGGGAACAATTGAAATGTTTTTTGGAGAAGTGA
- the TAF7L gene encoding transcription initiation factor TFIID subunit 7-like isoform X3 has translation MSKTQDEPPHELENQFILRLPLEHASTVRKIVHSRSVAMKDKLKIDLSSDGRHAIVEVEEISLAAKLVDLPCVIGSLKTLDKKTFYKTADVSQMLVCTPGAELQSSPEEPVTSTGLKAIRKSEKERQKKYIWKHGITPPLKNVRKKRFRKTTKKLIDFKQIEEISFPEDKDISGKHRMLNDLTGIPPSPTLVQYIESPDVEKEVKRLLCSDAEAVSARWEVIAEDETKEIESQGSILGFAVSPGLSDYMQGHILSEYGMLREMSSDSSSNSDDDDDDDDDDNDEDEDDDDDEDEDEEDEEKDNYGDEYEVEEEEEDYYEKDLERELQARFFASGQYEAKEEASSVVMDIQKQIHYMERKLQEIQCKAQRQKDLIMKVENLTLKNHLQSMLEQLQLQEIQKNEQLISLREQLKCFLEK, from the exons ATGAGTAAAACCCAGGATGAACCTCCTCATGAACTTGAGAACCAGTTTATATTGCGTCTGCCTCTG GAACATGCATCTACTGTCAGGAAGATAGTACATTCCAGAAGTGTTGCCATGAAGGATAAACTAAAAATTGACTTATCTT CTGATGGACGTCATGCAATTGTTGAGGTAGAAGAAATCTCACTAGCCGCAAAGCTGGTTGATTTGCCATGTGTTATTGGAAGTCTGAAAACTCTtgataaaaaaactttttataaaacagCAGATGTTTCTCAG ATGCTTGTGTGCACTCCTGGTGCTGAGCTCCAGTCTTCTCCGGAAGAACCAGTTACTTCTACTGGTCTCAAAGCAATtaggaaaagtgaaaaagagagacagaaaaaatatatctggaaGCATGGCA ttACTCCACCACTTAAGAATGTCAGAAAGAAAAGGTTccgcaaaacaacaaaaaag CTCATTGATTTCAAACAAATTGAAGAAATCAGCTTTCCTGAG GACAAGGACATTTCTGGAAAACACAGGATGTTAAATGACCTTACTGGTATCCCGCCTTCCCCCACTTTGGTTCAGTACATTGAATCTCCTGATgtggaaaaggaagtaaaaagacTCTTGTGTTCAGATGCTGAAGCTGTCAGTGCTC GATGGGAAGTCATTGCTGAAGATGAAACCAAGGAAATTGAAAGCCAAGGCTCCATCCTGGGTTTTGCAGTGTCCCCAGGGCTAAGTGACTATATGCAGGGTCATATCTTGTCAG AATATGGTATGCTTCGGGAGATGTCCAGTGATTCTAGCAGtaacagtgatgatgatgatgatgacgacgacgATGACAACGACGAAGACGAGGATGATGATGACGacgaggatgaggatgaggaggatgaAGAAAAGGACAACTATGGTGATGAGTATGAagttgaggaagaggaggaagattaTTATGAAAAGGATCTGGAAAGGGAGCTACAGGCCAGGTTCTTTGCATCTGGCCAATatgaggcaaaggaagaagccagTTCAGTAG TCATGGATATTCAGAAGCAGATTCATTACATGGAGAGAAAGCTCCAAGAGATTCAATGCAAAGCACAAAGACAGAAGGATCTCATAATGAAAGTGGAAAACCTGACGCTCAAG AATCATTTACAGTCTATGCTGGAGCAGCTTCAGCtacaggaaatacaaaaaaatgagcAG CTCATTTCCCTACGGGAACAATTGAAATGTTTTTTGGAGAAGTGA
- the TAF7L gene encoding transcription initiation factor TFIID subunit 7-like isoform X1: protein MEHPEVPPPRPLENDSTPTASTSEVTSSQDPQIPVDNEAETAGDQAASTASRPDTQTPGDHVTQADADSGSQVVTSTAVENLQEGKEMSKTQDEPPHELENQFILRLPLEHASTVRKIVHSRSVAMKDKLKIDLSSDGRHAIVEVEEISLAAKLVDLPCVIGSLKTLDKKTFYKTADVSQMLVCTPGAELQSSPEEPVTSTGLKAIRKSEKERQKKYIWKHGITPPLKNVRKKRFRKTTKKLIDFKQIEEISFPEDKDISGKHRMLNDLTGIPPSPTLVQYIESPDVEKEVKRLLCSDAEAVSARWEVIAEDETKEIESQGSILGFAVSPGLSDYMQGHILSEYGMLREMSSDSSSNSDDDDDDDDDDNDEDEDDDDDEDEDEEDEEKDNYGDEYEVEEEEEDYYEKDLERELQARFFASGQYEAKEEASSVVMDIQKQIHYMERKLQEIQCKAQRQKDLIMKVENLTLKNHLQSMLEQLQLQEIQKNEQLISLREQLKCFLEK from the exons ATGGAGCACCCTGAGGTACCGCCTCCCCGCCCGTTAGAAAATGATTCGACACCAACAGCTTCAACATCAGAAGTAACGAGCTCACAAGATCCGCAAATTCCGGTCGACAACGAAGCTGAAACCGCTGGCGACCAGGCCGCCAGTACTGCCAGCCGCCCGGACACCCAAACTCCAGGCGACCATGTCACCCAAGCTGATGCCGACAGCGGCAGCCAGGTTGTTACGTCAACTGCTGTGGAAAACTTACAGGAAGGGAAAG AGATGAGTAAAACCCAGGATGAACCTCCTCATGAACTTGAGAACCAGTTTATATTGCGTCTGCCTCTG GAACATGCATCTACTGTCAGGAAGATAGTACATTCCAGAAGTGTTGCCATGAAGGATAAACTAAAAATTGACTTATCTT CTGATGGACGTCATGCAATTGTTGAGGTAGAAGAAATCTCACTAGCCGCAAAGCTGGTTGATTTGCCATGTGTTATTGGAAGTCTGAAAACTCTtgataaaaaaactttttataaaacagCAGATGTTTCTCAG ATGCTTGTGTGCACTCCTGGTGCTGAGCTCCAGTCTTCTCCGGAAGAACCAGTTACTTCTACTGGTCTCAAAGCAATtaggaaaagtgaaaaagagagacagaaaaaatatatctggaaGCATGGCA ttACTCCACCACTTAAGAATGTCAGAAAGAAAAGGTTccgcaaaacaacaaaaaag CTCATTGATTTCAAACAAATTGAAGAAATCAGCTTTCCTGAG GACAAGGACATTTCTGGAAAACACAGGATGTTAAATGACCTTACTGGTATCCCGCCTTCCCCCACTTTGGTTCAGTACATTGAATCTCCTGATgtggaaaaggaagtaaaaagacTCTTGTGTTCAGATGCTGAAGCTGTCAGTGCTC GATGGGAAGTCATTGCTGAAGATGAAACCAAGGAAATTGAAAGCCAAGGCTCCATCCTGGGTTTTGCAGTGTCCCCAGGGCTAAGTGACTATATGCAGGGTCATATCTTGTCAG AATATGGTATGCTTCGGGAGATGTCCAGTGATTCTAGCAGtaacagtgatgatgatgatgatgacgacgacgATGACAACGACGAAGACGAGGATGATGATGACGacgaggatgaggatgaggaggatgaAGAAAAGGACAACTATGGTGATGAGTATGAagttgaggaagaggaggaagattaTTATGAAAAGGATCTGGAAAGGGAGCTACAGGCCAGGTTCTTTGCATCTGGCCAATatgaggcaaaggaagaagccagTTCAGTAG TCATGGATATTCAGAAGCAGATTCATTACATGGAGAGAAAGCTCCAAGAGATTCAATGCAAAGCACAAAGACAGAAGGATCTCATAATGAAAGTGGAAAACCTGACGCTCAAG AATCATTTACAGTCTATGCTGGAGCAGCTTCAGCtacaggaaatacaaaaaaatgagcAG CTCATTTCCCTACGGGAACAATTGAAATGTTTTTTGGAGAAGTGA